In Syngnathoides biaculeatus isolate LvHL_M chromosome 5, ASM1980259v1, whole genome shotgun sequence, the following are encoded in one genomic region:
- the LOC133500310 gene encoding tenascin-like, giving the protein MTHKINLMSGGCAGGCEAEMVEMKKRLARLEREMSLLKNKCPCSANCPNDCSGNGECQKGKCICQDGFKGPDCSNCAQGAECRKQEAKGIIKVKVDTEAQKANKERTTMEENIQERTKSVEQVQLEKNDQKKVTGDKESETKSKLAGTAKLGLAKAQRMFNNFTVIRREPQTEGNEEEDQEFEEEAFETDNVHASKNTMEVQVHKESAFSSSKVVASRSKAETKRIMLLVPGSVRSVEFSNLRSNTRYVLEIYGTTDNRRSKIHRVIATTGPEPATDMQFSNITETSLMVSWSKPKTTITGYTITYTHIVTGETHSVNLDSQKTHVVLSKLSAGSSYIITVTTTQGRVQGDGLVSIITTVPAPPTHLRAINVTDTRAVLQWTPSMGKVDRFIVSYESSKTPNVTVTVMVSGNSVEHQLRGLQRGTVYTVKVLSQKDSLQSAAITTSFTTANVVKASEVGARSALIVWRMSTVVYHSYRLTYQVVGEEAMELILEPTITEYKLTGLFPMSRYNVLVEGERDGRYTSIVTTEFITGRLRFPYPTECSQELLNGALQSGEVDIYPQGKGGQVFRVYCDMETDGGGWTVFQRRMSGKTDFYKTWSEYRAGFGNLSEEFWLGNELLHNLTSIGPVSLRVDLQSGNETAYAHYANFSIDSEENHFALVVSGYTGTAGDSMRYHNERPFSTRDKDPDSLGIHCSRAYMGGWWYKNCYKANLNGLYGTNTNNQGVVWIDWKGKDSSIPLTEMKFRPSRFSPSTHG; this is encoded by the exons ATGACACATAAGATCAATTTGATGTCCGGAGGCTGTGCCGGTGGCTGCGAGGCTGAGATGGTTGAGATGAAAAAACGCTTGGCCAGGCTGGAGAGAGAGATGTCCTTGTTGAAGAACAAAT GTCCATGTTCTGCAAATTGCCCAAATGATTGTAGTGGCAATGGAGAATGTCAGAAAGGAAAATGCATCTGCCAAGATGGATTCAAGGGTCCAGACTGCAGTAACTGTGCCCAAGGAGCAGAGTGCAGAAAAC AAGAAGCCAAAGGGATCATCAAGGTAAAAGTGGACACAGAAGCCCAGAAAGCGAATAAAGAAAGAACGACTATGGAGGAAAACATCCAGGAAAGAACCAAAAGTGTAGAGCAGGTACAACTGGAGAAGAATGACCAGAAGAAGGTGACTGGTGACAAGGAGAGTGAGACCAAATCAAAGTTAGCCGGTACTGCTAAATTAGGTCTTGCAAAGGCACAAA GAATGTTCAATAACTTCACAGTGATCAGAAGAGAGCCACAAACAGAAGGCAATGAGGAGGAGGATCAGGAGTTCGAAGAGGAAGCCTTTGAGACAGACAATGTCCACGCATCGAAGAACACAATGGAGGTCCAGGTGCACAAGGAGAGCGCGTTTTCTTCGAGTAAAGTCGTTGCATCAAGAAGTAAAGCAGAAACCAAGCGGATCATGCTGTTGGTGCCAGGCAGCGTGCGGTCAGTTGAGTTCAGTAACCTTCGCAGTAACACGCGCTATGTCCTGGAAATATACGGTACAACAGATAACAGAAGATCCAAGATTCACAGAGTTATTGCAACTACAG GTCCCGAGCCGGCCACAGATATGCAGTTCAGTAATATAACGGAGACTTCACTCATGGTATCCTGGTCCAAACCCAAGACAACAATCACAGGCTACACGATCACATATACCCACATTGTCACAG gtgAGACCCATTCAGTGAACTTGGACTCTCAGAAGACTCATGTGGTTCTTTCCAAGTTATCCGCTGGATCGTCCTACATAATCACAGTTACCACTACACAAGGCAGAGTCCAGGGTGATGGACTTGTGTCCATTATCACCACAG TGCCCGCACCGCCAACCCACCTCCGAGCCATCAATGTGACAGATACCAGAGCGGTGCTGCAATGGACCCCCAGCATGGGAAAGGTAGACCGTTTCATCGTCAGCTACGAGTCCTCCAAGA CTCCTAATGTGACTGTGACAGTGATGGTGTCTGGAAACTCAGTGGAGCACCAGCTGAGAGGCCTGCAAAGGGGCACCGTATACACAGTCAAAGTCCTGAGCCAGAAGGACAGCCTTCAGAGCGCAGCCATTACGACGTCTTTCACCACTGCCAACG TGGTCAAAGCCAGCGAAGTGGGTGCTCGCTCTGCTCTGATTGTTTGGAGAATGTCCACTGTGGTTTATCACAGCTACAGGTTGACCTACCAAGTGGTAGGAGAGGAGGCGATG GAGCTTATCCTCGAGCCTACCATCACAGAGTATAAACTGACGGGGCTGTTCCCAATGTCACGCTATAACGTTCTGGTCGAAGGCGAGAGAGACGGACGTTACACATCAATTGTAACCACCGAATTCATCACAG GGAGGCTGCGTTTCCCCTACCCGACTGAGTGCTCTCAGGAGCTGCTAAATGGAGCTCTTCAGTCCGGTGAGGTGGACATCTACCCTCAGGGGAAGGGGGGCCAGGTCTTCAGAGTCTACTGCGACATGGAGACTGATGGAGGCGGTTGGACG GTGTTCCAAAGAAGAATGAGTGGAAAAACAGATTTCTACAAAACCTGGAGTGAATACAGAGCTGGATTTGGAAACCTCAGTGAAGAGTTCTGGCTCG gaaaTGAGCTTCTGCACAACTTGACCAGCATCGGTCCTGTGAGTTTGAGGGTAGACCTGCAATCTGGAAACGAAACGGCTTATGCTCACTACGCCAACTTTTCCATTGATTCTGAGGAGAATCATTTTGCACTCGTGGTGTCCGGATACACAGGAACAGCAG GTGACTCAATGAGGTACCACAACGAACGTCCATTCTCAACCCGGGATAAGGACCCCGACTCTTTGGGGATCCACTGTTCTCGGGCCTACATGGGAGGTTGGTGGTACAAAAACTGCTACAAAGCCAACCTCAACGGGCTTTACGGCACCAACACAAACAATCAG GGGGTGGTGTGGATAGACTGGAAAGGTAAAGACTCCTCCATTCCCTTGACGGAGATGAAGTTCAGACCATCCAGGTTTTCCCCCTCGACACACGGTTAA
- the LOC133500933 gene encoding steroid 21-hydroxylase, which produces MHSITMRDVLDHYKWRENCAKEFSRRMPTEVVVFGAAAALLVLLLAIVQMFFTAAPRKNSQCPVGKTPPGPPSSFLIGNMMELTHEHLPIHLTHLAQRYGPIYQLKCGNTRMVVLSSSEVIREALVKKWSDFAGRPVSFTGNVVSGGGRTISLGDYDDEWRAHRRLVHGALLRCCHQSLHDVIEKQAAHLCKVLKAYQGSSVDLSEDFTVAASNVITTLTFGTEYDKSSPELQDLHKCLNEIVALWGSSWISALDSFPLLRKLPNPIFSRLMREVAKRDDMIRKHLNDYKSQDHKPKGTITGRLLQGLDKETGVLLTETHVHMATVDLLIGGTETTAAWLNWTVAFLLHRPEVQTRVYEELRTVPEGRYPKYSERRKLPVLSALVNEVLRLRPVAPLAVPHRTVRDSSIAGYFIPKNTVIIPNLFGAHHDPSVWAEPYSFKPERFLGGEDASPRGLIPFGGGARLCLGESVAKMELFLFAAYLLRDFHFSPADGSPPDLRGVASVVLKVKAYKVIACPRPVDDK; this is translated from the exons ATGCATTCCATCACGATGAGGGATGTTTTGGATCACTATAAATGGCGCGAGAATTGCGCCAAAGAGTTTTCCCGAAGGATGCCAACAGAGGTGGTGGTGTTCGGTGCGGCAGCTGCCCTCCTCGTGCTGCTGCTAGCGATCGTCCAAATGTTCTTCACAGCGGCTCCAAGAAAAAACTCTCAATGTCCCgtcggaaaaactccaccag GTCCTCCGAGCTCCTTCCTCATCGGCAACATGATGGAGTTAACCCACGAGCATCTGCCAATTCACCTCACCCATCTCGCGCAGCGCTACGGACCCATCTACCAACTTAAATGTGGAAATACTC GCATGGTGGTTCTAAGCAGCAGTGAAGTCATTCGAGAAGCTCTGGTGAAGAAATGGTCAGATTTTGCCGGAAGGCCCGTTTCATTTACAG GAAACGtcgtgtccggaggagggcgcACCATCTCTCTGGGGGACTACGACGACGAGTGGCGGGCCCATCGTCGCCTGGTCCACGGCGCTTTGCTGCGATGCTGCCACCAATCTTTGCACGACGTGATTGAAAAGCAGGCGGCGCATCTCTGCAAG GTTTTGAAGGCCTACCAAGGCAGTTCTGTTGATCTCTCTGAGGATTTCACAGTGGCGGCCAGTAACGTCATCACCACTTTGACTTTTGGAACGGAA TATGACAAGAGTTCTCCGGAGCTGCAAGACTTACACAAGTGCCTGAACGAGATCGTTGCGCTTTGGGGCTCTTCTTGGATTTCCGCCCTGGACTCCTTCCCTTTGCTGAGA AAATTGCCCAATCCCATTTTCTCCCGTCTCATGCGAGAAGTGGCCAAGAGAGACGACATGATACGCAAACACCTCAACGACTACAAG TCGCAAGACCACAAACCCAAAGGGACCATCACGGGCCGCCTCCTCCAGGGACTGGACAAGGAGACTGGAGTG CTGCTGACGGAAACTCACGTTCACATGGCCACCGTGGACCTCCTCATCGGAGGAACAGAGACCACCGCGGCCTGGCTCAACTGGACCGTAGCGTTCCTCTTGCATCGACCCGAG GTCCAGACTCGGGTCTACGAGGAGCTGCGCACGGTACCGGAGGGCCGCTATCCCAAATACAGCGAGAGGCGCAAACTCCCCGTCCTGAGCGCCCTCGTCAACGAAGTGCTTCGACTCAGGCCCGTCGCTCCTCTGGCCGTGCCGCACAGGACCGTCCGAGACAGCAG CATCGCCGGCTATTTCATCCCGAAGAACACGGTGATCATTCCCAATCTTTTCGGAGCTCACCACGATCCTTCGGTCTGGGCCGAGCCGTACAGCTTCAAACCAG AGCGCTTTCTGGGGGGAGAAGACGCGTCTCCCCGAGGCCTGATCCCCTTCGGAGGGGGGGCTCGTCTCTGCCTGGGGGAGTCGGTCGCCAAAATGGAGCTTTTTCTTTTCGCCGCCTATTTGCTGAGGGATTTTCACTTCTCTCCCGCCGACGGCTCCCCGCCTGACCTCAGGGGGGTCGCCAGTGTTGTGCTCAAGGTCAAGGCCTACAAAGTTATCGCGTGCCCGCGGCCCGTTGACGACAAATAA
- the LOC133500332 gene encoding allograft inflammatory factor 1-like — translation MDSGVQGGKAYGLLKCHQEEKLNAVNEAFLADEQYADVEDLALKLDLFKKKYVEFDLNDKGDIDMMGLKRMLEKLGLAKTHLELKKMMSEVVGGESKETICYADFLDMMLGKRHAILKLILMFEGMSKEEKRPEGPASRKTFSQLP, via the exons ATGGACAGCGGCGTTCAAG GCGGCAAAGCGTACGGCCTCCTCAAGTGCCACCAGGAGGAAAAACTGAACGCCGTCAACGAG GCTTTTCTAGCCGATGAGCAGTATGCAGACGTGGAAGACCTCGCCTTGAAGCTGGACCTGTTTAAAA AAAAATACGTGGAGTTTGACCTCAACGACAAAGGGGACATCG ACATGATGGGCTTAAAGAGAATGCTGGAGAAACTGGGACTGGCCAAGACTCACCTGGAGTTGAAGAAGATGATGTCCGAGGTCGTCGGCGGAGAGTCCAAGGAGACCATCTGCTACGCCGATTTCTTGGATATGATGCTCGGGAAGAGGCACGCCATTTTGAAACT GATTCTCATGTTTGAAGGCATGAGCAAAGAGGAGAAGAGACCAGAGGGACCGGCTTCTCGCAAAACCTTCTCGCAACTGCCTTGA